A section of the Acidobacteriota bacterium genome encodes:
- a CDS encoding IS110 family transposase: MNIIGCDFHSRTQVIAMVETETGEVIQRRLDHESGEAKAFYEGLKEPALVGIESTGYARWFAEMLAGLGHELVVGEAAKIRARETRKQKHDRRDAEHILNLLVKGDFPKIWLPPAEERDVRVIIEHRHQLVELRTRAQNGLQAIALGYGLRRRHRLWSAAGQVELQKLPLREGTARRRQDLVALVRQLNVWIKELNQRIVEEAGRREDAQRLMTHPGIGPQTALATVLVLGPVERFPTDRHLTSYLGLIPQEDSSAGRQRFGHLTKQGNRLMRFLLVEAAGIATRYAAGLRRTYRRLAFRKGAAIAKVAIARKLAIRLYIMLRDRIDYEEFCRRGPVPDGAGRGSHAGMLGDRTLA, translated from the coding sequence ATGAACATTATAGGGTGTGATTTCCATTCGCGCACTCAAGTGATTGCGATGGTGGAGACGGAGACGGGTGAAGTGATCCAGAGGCGGTTGGACCATGAGAGCGGGGAAGCGAAGGCCTTCTATGAGGGGCTGAAGGAGCCGGCGCTGGTGGGGATCGAGAGTACAGGCTACGCGCGGTGGTTCGCGGAGATGCTGGCCGGGCTGGGGCACGAACTGGTGGTGGGTGAGGCGGCGAAGATCCGGGCCCGTGAGACGCGCAAGCAGAAGCACGACCGGCGGGATGCGGAGCACATCCTGAATCTGCTGGTGAAGGGCGATTTCCCCAAGATCTGGCTGCCGCCGGCCGAGGAGCGGGACGTGCGGGTGATCATCGAGCATCGGCATCAGTTGGTGGAGTTGCGGACCCGCGCCCAGAACGGCCTGCAGGCGATTGCGCTCGGCTATGGGCTGCGGCGCCGCCACCGCTTGTGGAGCGCAGCGGGGCAGGTAGAACTGCAAAAGCTTCCTTTAAGAGAAGGAACGGCCAGGCGTCGTCAGGACCTGGTGGCGCTGGTGCGGCAACTTAACGTCTGGATCAAGGAACTCAATCAGCGGATCGTCGAGGAAGCGGGACGCCGCGAAGATGCGCAGCGGCTGATGACTCATCCGGGGATAGGTCCGCAGACGGCGCTCGCTACGGTGCTGGTGCTGGGGCCGGTCGAGCGCTTTCCCACCGACCGCCACCTCACCAGTTATCTGGGACTGATTCCGCAAGAGGATTCCAGCGCCGGGCGGCAGCGCTTCGGCCATTTGACCAAGCAAGGCAACCGGCTGATGCGGTTCCTGCTGGTGGAAGCCGCCGGGATCGCCACCCGCTACGCCGCCGGCTTACGGCGCACCTATCGCCGCCTGGCGTTTCGCAAGGGTGCAGCAATTGCCAAAGTTGCCATCGCCCGCAAGCTGGCCATCCGGCTCTATATCATGCTGCGGGACAGGATCGATTATGAAGAGTTTTGTCGGCGAGGCCCCGTACCAGACGGTGCAGGGCGAGGTTCACATGCCGGGATGCTCGGCGATAGAACGCTGGCCTAA
- a CDS encoding AAA family ATPase encodes MTNVVRSIDGLAYRAKEYGAQTQTAAGNIESGFVAESSVMRDILKQVRQIAEFDIPVLLLGESGTGKGIVANMIHELSGRSAERFMKINCAALPSELLESELFGYEAGAFTGAIKAKAGKFEACHRGTIFLDEIAEMPIGLQAKLLHVLQDGEFSRLGSHTPTHVDVRVIAATNTTISQAIAAGTFRRDLYYRLNVYTICLPPLRERREDIPSLLGHFIDYWSGQIDRPPLPVSNMLLAACMEYAWPGNIRELENFVRRYLIIGDESQALRQLQQDVTVYSAGPVPVAPPVESAPPSRPGDLKQEVRRLKEGAEKTAITRALAMTGGNRTEAARILHISVRALQYKIRNFGVESAGFRGKPAPVEQIGASFGQHI; translated from the coding sequence GTGACCAACGTTGTAAGATCGATTGATGGATTGGCGTATCGCGCCAAGGAGTATGGAGCGCAAACACAAACGGCAGCCGGAAACATCGAGTCAGGTTTTGTTGCAGAAAGCTCGGTGATGAGGGACATCCTCAAACAGGTCCGCCAGATTGCTGAGTTCGACATTCCCGTGTTGCTGCTGGGCGAGAGCGGCACCGGCAAGGGCATTGTGGCAAATATGATCCACGAGTTGTCCGGCCGGTCCGCCGAGCGGTTCATGAAGATCAACTGCGCGGCGCTGCCGTCGGAACTTCTGGAAAGCGAACTTTTCGGCTACGAGGCCGGGGCTTTCACGGGGGCCATCAAGGCCAAGGCTGGCAAGTTTGAGGCCTGCCATCGCGGGACCATCTTCCTGGACGAAATTGCCGAGATGCCGATCGGCCTTCAGGCAAAACTCCTGCACGTGCTCCAGGACGGAGAGTTCTCGCGGCTGGGCAGCCACACGCCAACCCACGTGGACGTCAGAGTTATTGCGGCCACCAACACGACCATTTCCCAGGCGATTGCCGCCGGCACTTTCCGCCGCGACCTTTATTACCGGCTGAATGTCTACACCATCTGCCTGCCTCCGCTGAGGGAAAGGCGGGAGGACATCCCGTCGCTGCTGGGCCACTTTATTGATTACTGGTCCGGGCAGATTGACCGCCCTCCGCTGCCCGTGTCGAACATGCTGCTCGCCGCCTGCATGGAATATGCATGGCCGGGCAATATCCGTGAGCTTGAGAACTTTGTTCGCCGCTACCTGATCATCGGCGACGAGTCCCAGGCGCTCAGACAGTTGCAGCAGGACGTCACCGTCTACAGCGCCGGTCCCGTCCCGGTCGCTCCACCCGTCGAGAGCGCGCCGCCGTCCCGGCCGGGCGACCTGAAGCAGGAAGTCCGCCGCCTGAAAGAAGGGGCGGAAAAAACGGCCATCACACGGGCGCTGGCAATGACCGGCGGCAACCGGACTGAAGCGGCCCGCATCCTGCACATCAGCGTCCGGGCACTGCAATACAAGATACGCAACTTCGGCGTCGAGAGTGCCGGGTTCCGCGGAAAGCCCGCCCCGGTGGAACAGATCGGCGCAAGCTTCGGACAGCATATCTGA
- a CDS encoding response regulator transcription factor, which produces MVIGTTQQNEFSTQYSKPLGHPVRVLVADDHQIVLQGLKTILDREGFEIVGEASDGPQAVAQALDLQPDLVVMDVSMPTMTGIEAAAQIRRAMPSAKLILLTVHTENRYVLEALRSGVRGYVLKSRAASELVEAIREVLNGRMYLSPGISQTVVEAYLQQNMGESESLTRRELQVLQLVAEGKTTKEIAASLAVSAKTADSHRSNIMHKLNLHSVADLVRYAIRRGLVQP; this is translated from the coding sequence ATGGTGATCGGTACTACTCAACAGAACGAGTTCTCAACACAATATTCGAAGCCGCTCGGCCATCCTGTCCGCGTTCTTGTAGCGGATGACCACCAGATTGTGTTGCAAGGGTTGAAGACCATTCTGGACCGCGAAGGTTTTGAAATTGTCGGAGAAGCGTCTGACGGCCCGCAGGCCGTTGCACAGGCCCTCGATTTGCAACCCGACCTGGTTGTGATGGACGTCAGCATGCCCACGATGACCGGTATCGAAGCGGCTGCTCAAATTCGCAGGGCCATGCCGTCCGCAAAGCTCATTCTGCTGACGGTGCATACCGAAAACCGATACGTCCTGGAGGCACTGAGATCGGGCGTCCGGGGTTACGTTCTCAAGTCGCGGGCGGCAAGTGAGCTGGTTGAGGCGATCCGTGAGGTCCTCAACGGCAGAATGTATCTCAGTCCCGGAATCTCCCAGACGGTTGTAGAGGCTTATCTTCAGCAGAACATGGGAGAGAGCGAGTCCCTCACGCGCCGTGAGCTCCAGGTCCTTCAACTTGTGGCGGAGGGAAAGACGACCAAAGAAATTGCGGCATCGCTAGCCGTCAGCGCCAAAACCGCGGATTCTCACCGCAGCAACATCATGCACAAGCTCAACCTGCACAGTGTGGCGGACTTGGTCCGTTACGCCATTCGGCGAGGGCTTGTTCAGCCGTGA